From the Halococcus hamelinensis 100A6 genome, the window AACAGCCCGCGCCCCGTCGCGTCGCGCGTCCAGCCCAGCCCCGCGGACGCGCCGACGTGGGTTTCAGGGTCGTCACCCTCGATCTCGGTCGTCGCCCGTGCCTCCACGACGGTGAGGCGGTTCCCCGCCGGCCCGAGGTCGGGGGCGGTGTCGAGCACCTCGATCCGGCTCTCGGCGGGGACTACCGACGAGACTCGAATCAGGTTGTAGTTGTGGACGCCGGCGTCGGCGAGCGCGGCGTCGTAGGCGGCGAGCGCGGTCGGGCCAGTGCCGGTTCCGGGGACGACCCTGATGGAACTCATGCGGGATGGTCGGCGAAGGGGATCGATGTGGGTTGCGATCTCGGCGGTACCGATCAGTTGAACGCGATCGGCGTGCCGGGCGATTCGTCCTCGGTGACCTTCTCGAAGGCCTCCTCGAAGTCGGCCATCCGGACCTCGGTGCGCTCGTCGCGGATCGCGAACATCCC encodes:
- a CDS encoding pyruvoyl-dependent arginine decarboxylase: MSSIRVVPGTGTGPTALAAYDAALADAGVHNYNLIRVSSVVPAESRIEVLDTAPDLGPAGNRLTVVEARATTEIEGDDPETHVGASAGLGWTRDATGRGLFYEASGSDPEAVRDRVTEGLTAGRDLREWSFVDERVVTADTATDLDPHRSDAYATAVVVGAYGESEPIL